One Agrococcus jenensis genomic region harbors:
- a CDS encoding phytoene desaturase family protein yields MTTAVIVGAGPNGLTAAAVLARAGLDVTVLERLDYVGGASASVPAFGDQAIIDLGAAGHPFGATSPAFRALGLEQHGLEWVHADYPMAHPLPGGRAAVLHRDAEQTARELGVDARAWLRLHKPATDDPNGTAESILGPLVRIPSDPLLLARIGVRGAWPATMLAHTIFRSGAAQALFAGSVTHATLPLGYPLTSAFGVAFGGVGHTAGWPFAKGGSQSIVDALARVAELAGARIQTGVDVTDLRDLPDADLILLDVTPHQLARMAGDRIEGPYAKRLRTWKYGPAVSKLDLLLDGPVPWEDERVARAGTVHLGGTMSEIAAAEHAVAVGRMPDEPFVLVTQPTAADPDRAPAGRHILWAYAHVPHAWPGDASAAIERQIERFAPGFRDRILERRPMTPAAMELWNPNLVGGSIGGGTLAGTQQLLRPVLAHPYRVPMPGRVFLCSSSTPPGGGVHGMSGWHAAHAALREIGVHEG; encoded by the coding sequence ATGACCACCGCCGTCATCGTCGGCGCCGGACCCAACGGCCTCACCGCCGCCGCCGTGCTCGCTCGCGCGGGCCTCGACGTCACCGTGCTCGAGCGCCTCGACTACGTCGGCGGTGCGAGCGCATCCGTGCCCGCCTTCGGCGACCAGGCCATCATCGACCTCGGCGCGGCGGGGCACCCGTTCGGCGCGACGAGCCCCGCCTTCCGGGCGCTCGGGCTCGAGCAGCACGGGCTCGAGTGGGTGCACGCCGACTACCCCATGGCGCACCCGCTGCCCGGCGGCCGCGCCGCAGTGCTGCACCGCGACGCCGAGCAGACCGCCCGCGAGCTGGGCGTCGACGCCCGCGCGTGGCTGCGGCTGCACAAGCCCGCGACCGACGACCCCAACGGCACGGCCGAGAGCATCCTCGGGCCGCTCGTGCGCATCCCGAGCGACCCGCTGCTGCTCGCCCGCATCGGCGTGCGCGGTGCCTGGCCCGCGACGATGCTCGCGCACACGATCTTCCGCTCCGGTGCCGCGCAGGCGCTCTTCGCCGGCAGCGTCACGCACGCGACGCTGCCGCTCGGCTACCCGCTGACGAGCGCGTTCGGCGTCGCCTTCGGCGGTGTCGGCCACACCGCCGGCTGGCCGTTCGCGAAGGGCGGGTCGCAGTCGATCGTGGATGCGCTGGCCCGCGTCGCCGAGCTCGCCGGCGCCCGCATCCAGACGGGCGTCGACGTGACGGACCTGCGCGACCTGCCCGATGCCGACCTCATCCTGCTCGACGTCACGCCGCACCAGCTCGCGCGCATGGCCGGCGACCGCATCGAGGGCCCGTACGCGAAGCGCCTGCGCACCTGGAAGTACGGGCCGGCAGTGTCGAAGCTCGACCTGCTGCTCGACGGCCCGGTGCCGTGGGAGGACGAGCGGGTCGCGCGCGCCGGCACCGTCCACCTCGGCGGCACGATGTCCGAGATCGCGGCCGCCGAGCACGCGGTCGCGGTGGGGCGGATGCCGGACGAGCCGTTCGTGCTCGTCACCCAGCCGACGGCTGCCGACCCAGACCGCGCACCTGCGGGGCGGCACATCCTGTGGGCGTACGCGCACGTGCCGCACGCGTGGCCGGGCGACGCATCCGCCGCGATCGAGCGGCAGATCGAGCGGTTCGCGCCGGGCTTCCGCGACCGCATCCTCGAGCGGCGGCCGATGACCCCGGCCGCGATGGAGCTGTGGAACCCGAACCTGGTCGGCGGCTCGATCGGCGGCGGCACGCTCGCGGGCACGCAGCAGCTGCTGCGACCGGTGCTGGCGCACCCGTACCGCGTGCCGATGCCTGGACGGGTCTTCCTCTGCTCGTCGTCGACGCCGCCGGGCGGCGGGGTGCACGGCATGAGCGGCTGGCACGCGGCGCACGCGGCGCTGCGCGAGATCGGTGTGCACGAGGGCTGA
- a CDS encoding MFS transporter — translation MTPQLALLLAHAVLVQLVSYAMRPAISYAILDLGFGPVWLGVATAAFAVPPLLLAIPSGRLTDRFGERAPLAMGGAAYVGAVVMALLWGTTLFGLIAATVLLGLGVLWSVVGEQAWVMRDAPGGRLDAVFGIYTFATSSGQMLGPFLLALPGGSPQSPPFELVSWCCLGASAAVLVLALLVRSTRRLADDERDATPERLAPAAWRLLRRPGVVSALVTSSLVLSSLDIALAYLPLLAQERSFAPWVLTALLVARGLATMVSRLSLGRLTGAFGRRRVLIVGSLLSAVGLAALALPVHPVLLVLAMVVYGLAAGTVQPLTMSWMTMLTPRHQRGVGASMRLVGNRAGQTAIPLLVAAISALGGAAVVFAFTGLSLVASAWLSRVAPNDATSDDDAIGDAASEP, via the coding sequence TTGACGCCGCAGCTCGCGCTGCTGCTCGCGCACGCGGTGCTCGTGCAGCTCGTGAGCTACGCGATGCGACCGGCGATCAGCTACGCGATCCTCGACCTCGGCTTCGGTCCGGTCTGGCTCGGCGTCGCCACCGCGGCCTTCGCGGTGCCTCCGCTGCTGCTCGCCATCCCGTCCGGGCGGCTGACGGACCGCTTCGGCGAGCGGGCGCCGCTCGCAATGGGCGGGGCCGCCTACGTCGGCGCGGTGGTCATGGCGCTGCTGTGGGGGACGACGCTCTTCGGCCTCATCGCGGCGACGGTGCTGCTCGGCCTCGGCGTGCTGTGGTCGGTCGTCGGCGAGCAGGCGTGGGTGATGCGCGATGCCCCCGGCGGCCGGCTCGACGCGGTCTTCGGCATCTACACCTTCGCCACCTCCAGCGGGCAGATGCTCGGCCCGTTCCTGCTGGCACTGCCGGGCGGCTCACCGCAGTCACCGCCGTTCGAGCTGGTGTCGTGGTGCTGCCTGGGCGCGTCCGCGGCGGTGCTCGTGCTGGCGTTGCTCGTGCGGTCGACCAGGCGCCTGGCTGACGACGAACGCGATGCAACGCCCGAGCGGCTCGCCCCGGCCGCGTGGCGGCTGCTCCGTCGTCCCGGCGTCGTATCGGCGCTCGTCACGAGCAGCCTCGTGCTGTCGTCGCTCGACATCGCGCTCGCCTACCTGCCGCTGCTCGCCCAGGAGCGCTCGTTCGCGCCGTGGGTGCTCACGGCGCTGCTCGTGGCGCGCGGTCTCGCAACGATGGTGTCGCGACTGAGTCTCGGACGGCTGACCGGGGCGTTCGGTCGCCGTCGCGTGCTGATCGTCGGATCGCTGCTGTCTGCCGTAGGGCTCGCGGCTCTCGCCCTGCCCGTCCACCCCGTCCTGCTCGTGCTCGCGATGGTCGTCTACGGGCTCGCTGCCGGCACCGTGCAGCCGCTGACGATGTCGTGGATGACGATGCTCACGCCGCGTCACCAGCGCGGTGTCGGCGCATCGATGCGGCTCGTCGGCAATCGCGCGGGGCAGACGGCGATACCACTCCTCGTCGCGGCGATCTCCGCGCTCGGCGGCGCGGCGGTCGTGTTCGCCTTCACCGGGCTGAGCCTCGTGGCCTCGGCGTGGCTGTCGCGTGTCGCGCCGAACGACGCAACCTCCGACGACGACGCGATCGGCGATGCAGCATCCGAGCCGTGA
- a CDS encoding GntR family transcriptional regulator: protein MDLAGQIREMILNGELVPNQRLVEADLSETFGASRPAVREALRELTGEGLVERVANRGARVRAISFDEAIEIAEARRALESLCAGKAAEAITDAEIAELQALGTVMRTAVDDGDRELYAAKNRELHDRVHEISGQRTALTLIRRLRGQNVRQQFRLAQKPGRADVSVVEHLAIIETICRRDREAAEQAMAAHLDSVISAMHAVRAEAEAQHAPRAQLEAAS, encoded by the coding sequence ATGGATCTTGCGGGGCAGATCCGGGAGATGATCCTGAACGGCGAGCTGGTGCCCAACCAGCGGCTCGTCGAGGCCGACCTCTCCGAGACGTTCGGCGCATCCCGACCCGCGGTGCGCGAGGCCCTGCGCGAGCTGACCGGCGAGGGTCTGGTCGAGCGCGTGGCCAACCGCGGCGCCCGAGTGAGGGCCATCAGCTTCGACGAGGCGATCGAAATCGCCGAGGCGAGGCGCGCGCTCGAGAGCCTGTGCGCCGGCAAGGCGGCGGAGGCCATCACCGATGCGGAGATCGCAGAGCTGCAGGCGCTCGGCACGGTCATGCGGACCGCGGTCGACGACGGCGACCGGGAGCTGTACGCGGCGAAGAACCGTGAGCTGCACGACCGCGTCCACGAGATCTCCGGTCAGCGCACGGCGCTGACGCTCATCCGACGCCTGCGCGGGCAGAACGTGCGGCAGCAGTTCCGGCTCGCGCAGAAGCCGGGGCGCGCCGACGTCTCCGTCGTCGAGCACCTGGCCATCATCGAGACCATCTGCCGCCGCGACCGCGAGGCGGCCGAACAGGCGATGGCAGCGCACCTCGACAGCGTCATCAGCGCGATGCACGCGGTGCGGGCTGAGGCCGAGGCGCAGCACGCGCCCCGCGCGCAGCTGGAGGCGGCGTCGTGA
- a CDS encoding ABC transporter substrate-binding protein, with the protein MHKSIKVALAGAAITTLALTGCSGGGSPSSSEGAPAAGEDLVVDGEVIATADVYAAAQEEDAIVFYTGGSEVSEQQAADAFTEATGLEVEIVRLAPNSLNSRILAEQSAGQLAADVIRISGEDLIAGIAESGAFAPVELTDDISGGLIEEATYEDGLYYSSFDRVYSFGYNNQIVDEASAPQNWADLLDEQWSGGQAGIVQVGAGGSTAALTRFQLDVLGEDWMRDFAANGPRIFESSAALTDAVARGEIAVGPMPIATAYAASLDGAPITIATPEEGAAAYPFYLGATADAGSPNAAAVFVNWLLSTQGQTLAAELGDYPVRESAPNPTIGDVELPEAGSEFVFRSTLEESLDNLEADAALWTEIFGYTG; encoded by the coding sequence ATGCACAAGTCCATCAAGGTCGCGCTCGCCGGCGCGGCCATCACGACCCTCGCCCTCACCGGCTGCTCGGGCGGCGGTTCGCCGAGCTCCTCCGAGGGCGCACCGGCGGCCGGCGAGGACCTCGTCGTCGACGGCGAGGTCATCGCTACGGCCGACGTCTACGCGGCCGCCCAGGAGGAGGACGCCATCGTCTTCTACACGGGCGGCAGCGAGGTCTCGGAGCAGCAGGCTGCCGATGCGTTCACGGAGGCGACCGGTCTCGAGGTCGAGATCGTCCGGCTCGCGCCCAACAGCCTCAACTCGCGCATCCTGGCCGAGCAGTCCGCGGGTCAGCTCGCGGCGGATGTGATCCGCATCTCGGGTGAGGACCTCATCGCCGGCATCGCCGAGTCCGGGGCGTTCGCGCCGGTCGAGCTGACCGACGACATCTCGGGCGGCCTCATCGAGGAGGCCACCTACGAGGACGGCCTGTACTACTCGAGCTTCGACCGCGTCTACAGCTTCGGCTACAACAACCAGATCGTCGACGAGGCGAGCGCCCCGCAGAACTGGGCCGACCTGCTGGATGAGCAGTGGTCGGGTGGCCAGGCCGGCATCGTGCAGGTCGGTGCCGGCGGCAGCACCGCCGCGCTCACGCGGTTCCAGCTCGACGTGCTCGGCGAGGACTGGATGCGTGACTTCGCGGCGAACGGCCCGCGGATCTTCGAGTCGTCCGCGGCTCTGACCGACGCGGTTGCGCGCGGCGAGATCGCGGTCGGGCCGATGCCGATCGCCACCGCCTACGCGGCATCGCTCGACGGTGCGCCGATCACGATCGCGACGCCGGAGGAGGGTGCCGCCGCGTATCCGTTCTACCTCGGCGCGACCGCCGATGCGGGCAGCCCCAACGCGGCCGCGGTCTTCGTGAACTGGCTCCTCTCGACGCAGGGTCAGACGCTCGCCGCCGAGCTCGGCGACTACCCGGTCCGTGAGAGCGCTCCGAACCCCACGATCGGTGACGTCGAGCTGCCCGAGGCTGGTTCCGAGTTCGTGTTCCGCTCGACGCTCGAGGAGTCGCTCGACAACCTCGAGGCGGACGCGGCGCTGTGGACGGAGATCTTCGGCTACACGGGATGA
- a CDS encoding ABC transporter ATP-binding protein codes for MEIKVEALTLKYGDNVAVRDLDLDIGEGESVVLLGQSGCGKTSTMRCIAGLETPTTGRITVGDNVLFDASTGVNRPSHKRNIGMVFQSYAIWPHMTVFENVAFPLQMQRSSKADTRKRVLETLELVGLEEFADRGASMLSGGQMQRVALARSVVMQPSIMLLDEPLSNLDARLRHRLRGDLRELQQRLGLTSVYVTHDQEEALALADRIAMMQHGRIVQIGTPDEIYGRPRSASIADFLGVGNILDVEAVDSTHVRLAGADFTLRVPAYEKATQLRAAIRGEDVLTADDRPDGNIITGHVLTREFLGASAIYRVEIAPGVQIEVYGSKHRPLRGGEGQEVRLSIDVDAIQVLPLDVDDLPPADVPTTAHAEVAA; via the coding sequence ATGGAGATCAAGGTCGAAGCACTGACGCTCAAGTACGGCGACAACGTCGCGGTGCGCGATCTCGACCTCGACATCGGCGAGGGCGAATCGGTCGTGCTGCTCGGGCAGTCCGGCTGCGGCAAGACGAGCACGATGCGATGCATCGCCGGGCTCGAGACGCCGACGACGGGACGCATCACGGTCGGCGACAACGTCTTGTTCGACGCGAGCACGGGCGTGAACCGCCCGTCCCACAAGCGCAACATCGGGATGGTCTTCCAGTCGTACGCGATCTGGCCGCACATGACCGTGTTCGAGAACGTCGCGTTCCCGCTGCAGATGCAGCGCTCGTCGAAGGCCGACACCCGGAAGCGCGTGCTGGAGACGCTCGAGCTCGTCGGGCTCGAGGAGTTCGCCGACCGCGGCGCGAGCATGCTCTCCGGCGGGCAGATGCAGCGCGTCGCGCTCGCCCGCAGCGTCGTGATGCAGCCGTCGATCATGCTGCTCGACGAGCCGCTCTCCAACCTCGACGCCCGCCTGCGCCACCGCCTGCGCGGCGACCTGCGCGAGCTGCAGCAGCGGCTCGGCCTCACCTCCGTGTACGTCACGCACGATCAGGAGGAGGCACTGGCGCTCGCGGATCGGATCGCGATGATGCAGCACGGCCGCATCGTCCAGATCGGCACGCCCGATGAGATCTACGGCCGCCCGCGCAGCGCTTCGATCGCCGACTTCCTCGGCGTCGGCAATATCCTCGACGTCGAGGCGGTCGACAGCACGCACGTGCGGCTCGCCGGCGCCGACTTCACGCTCCGCGTACCCGCCTACGAGAAGGCGACGCAGCTGCGGGCTGCCATCCGTGGCGAGGACGTGCTCACGGCGGACGACCGGCCCGACGGCAACATCATCACCGGTCACGTCCTCACCCGTGAGTTCCTCGGCGCGAGCGCGATCTACCGCGTCGAGATCGCACCGGGGGTGCAGATCGAGGTCTACGGCTCGAAGCACCGGCCGCTCCGCGGCGGCGAGGGCCAGGAGGTGCGCCTGAGCATCGACGTCGATGCGATCCAGGTGCTGCCGCTCGATGTCGACGACCTGCCGCCCGCCGACGTGCCGACGACCGCGCACGCAGAGGTCGCGGCCTGA
- a CDS encoding NAD(P)-dependent oxidoreductase — MAKATVIGLGEAGALYARGLADAGFEVHGFDPFTRLDDPDVAQHDDLAEALRPAELVITLVGARAAKGVTEQVLAALEHAPVLADLNTGSPALKRELGDLAGAQGVPFVDVAVLAPVPRAGAQTPLMVSGPGAQRFVELFAPVGADVESIQGEAGDAAARKLIRSAFMKGFAGVILESVGAAEAAGCEAWLRGQIVAELSGDAEAFVERLIVGSKQHAERRVHEVQDASDYLRSIGQPSWSTDAAGNWLRRLRDESAPISAATA, encoded by the coding sequence GTGGCGAAGGCAACGGTCATCGGACTCGGTGAGGCAGGGGCGCTGTACGCCCGGGGGCTCGCCGATGCCGGCTTCGAGGTCCACGGATTCGATCCCTTCACCCGCCTCGACGACCCCGATGTCGCGCAGCATGACGACCTGGCCGAAGCGCTTCGGCCTGCCGAGCTCGTCATCACGCTCGTCGGCGCTCGCGCCGCCAAGGGCGTGACCGAGCAGGTGCTCGCCGCCCTCGAGCATGCCCCCGTGCTGGCAGACCTCAACACCGGCTCACCCGCGCTGAAGCGCGAGCTCGGCGATCTCGCCGGCGCGCAGGGCGTGCCGTTCGTCGACGTCGCCGTCCTGGCGCCGGTGCCTCGTGCCGGCGCACAGACACCGCTCATGGTCAGCGGTCCCGGTGCGCAGCGCTTCGTCGAGCTCTTCGCCCCCGTCGGCGCCGACGTCGAGTCGATCCAGGGGGAGGCGGGCGACGCCGCGGCGCGCAAGCTCATCCGCTCCGCGTTCATGAAGGGCTTCGCCGGCGTCATCCTCGAGAGCGTCGGCGCGGCCGAGGCCGCTGGCTGCGAGGCGTGGCTGCGCGGGCAGATCGTCGCCGAGCTGAGCGGCGATGCCGAGGCCTTCGTCGAGCGGCTCATCGTCGGCTCGAAGCAGCACGCGGAGCGCCGCGTCCATGAGGTGCAGGACGCCTCCGACTACCTCCGCTCGATCGGTCAGCCCAGCTGGTCGACCGACGCGGCCGGCAACTGGCTCCGTCGCCTCCGCGACGAGAGCGCACCGATCTCGGCGGCAACGGCCTGA
- a CDS encoding 4-oxalomesaconate tautomerase, which translates to MTGASGAGVRCMLMRGGTSKGAYFLAEDLPADRAERDDLLLRIMGSPDARQIDGIGGAHPLTSKVAVVRPVPGHGEPDAVEYLFLQVSVDEALVSDRQNCGNLLAGVGPFAIERGLIPADDGETLVPIRMVNTGGGAVAHVPTPGGVVDYDGGTRIDGVPGTAGGIVLDFEDAAGSSCGSLLPTGRVVDEIDGIAVTLVDNGMPTVVLRASDMGVRGDETPTELEADDALRAALERIRIDAGEQMGLGDVRDATVPKMTMVSAPTGGGTLSTRTFIPHRCHTSIGVLGAASVGVAALLPGSVADGLVVAPDGARLSIEHPTGALEVEIELDGLKVRRTAIVRTARPIMDGIVYPRPRR; encoded by the coding sequence GTGACGGGGGCCTCCGGCGCGGGCGTGCGCTGCATGCTCATGCGCGGCGGCACGTCGAAGGGCGCGTACTTCCTGGCCGAGGACCTGCCCGCCGACCGAGCCGAGCGCGACGACTTGCTGCTGCGCATCATGGGGTCCCCTGACGCGCGGCAGATCGACGGGATCGGCGGAGCACATCCGCTCACGAGCAAGGTCGCTGTCGTGCGGCCCGTGCCGGGGCATGGCGAGCCGGATGCGGTGGAGTACCTCTTCCTGCAGGTGTCGGTCGACGAGGCGCTCGTCAGCGACCGGCAGAACTGCGGCAACCTGCTCGCCGGCGTCGGCCCCTTCGCGATCGAGCGCGGCCTCATCCCCGCCGACGACGGCGAGACGCTCGTGCCGATCCGCATGGTCAACACCGGCGGCGGTGCGGTCGCGCACGTCCCGACGCCCGGCGGGGTCGTCGACTATGACGGCGGCACCCGCATCGACGGCGTGCCCGGCACCGCCGGCGGCATCGTCCTGGACTTCGAGGACGCCGCCGGCTCCAGCTGCGGCAGCCTGCTGCCGACCGGCCGGGTGGTCGACGAGATCGACGGCATCGCCGTGACCCTCGTCGACAACGGCATGCCCACCGTCGTGCTCCGCGCATCCGACATGGGTGTCCGCGGCGACGAGACGCCGACCGAGCTGGAGGCCGACGATGCGCTGCGGGCGGCTCTCGAACGCATCCGCATCGACGCGGGCGAGCAGATGGGCCTCGGCGATGTGCGCGACGCAACCGTGCCGAAGATGACGATGGTCTCGGCACCGACGGGGGGCGGCACGCTGTCAACCCGCACGTTCATCCCGCATCGCTGCCACACGTCGATCGGCGTGCTGGGCGCCGCGAGCGTCGGCGTCGCCGCGCTGCTGCCCGGCTCGGTCGCCGACGGTCTGGTCGTCGCGCCGGACGGCGCCCGGCTCTCGATCGAACACCCGACGGGCGCCCTCGAGGTCGAGATCGAGCTCGACGGCCTCAAGGTGCGGCGCACCGCGATCGTGCGCACCGCGCGCCCGATCATGGACGGCATCGTCTACCCACGCCCCCGGCGCTGA
- a CDS encoding dimethylmenaquinone methyltransferase translates to MSGVAVQTGAISTLADAGVATVYEARGRKGLVDVDLIQLVAGSRAAGPARTVLCAQDDNRGVHELCARIQPGEIAVLTMPEARPVALIGDLLVTQLQVAGAAGILCDASVRDVEELRGMGIPVWTRWIRAHGAGKDARGQVDAAVEIGGATVRTGDIVVLDADGAAVVPADEIDIAVELVRAREQKEEGLRSRWRAGELSYDAYGFRAEDEEKA, encoded by the coding sequence GTGAGCGGCGTCGCCGTCCAGACCGGGGCCATCTCGACGCTCGCGGACGCGGGGGTCGCGACGGTCTACGAGGCGCGAGGTCGCAAGGGCCTCGTCGACGTCGACCTCATCCAGCTCGTCGCGGGCAGCCGGGCCGCCGGCCCTGCCCGTACGGTGCTGTGCGCGCAGGACGACAACCGCGGCGTGCACGAGCTGTGCGCTCGCATCCAGCCCGGGGAGATCGCCGTGCTGACCATGCCCGAGGCCCGCCCCGTCGCGCTCATCGGCGACCTGCTCGTGACGCAGCTGCAGGTCGCCGGGGCCGCGGGCATCCTCTGCGACGCCAGTGTGCGCGACGTCGAGGAGCTGCGCGGGATGGGCATCCCGGTCTGGACGCGCTGGATCCGCGCACACGGTGCCGGCAAGGACGCCCGCGGTCAGGTCGATGCTGCCGTCGAGATCGGCGGCGCGACCGTCCGCACCGGCGACATCGTGGTGCTCGACGCCGACGGCGCCGCCGTCGTGCCGGCCGACGAGATCGACATCGCTGTCGAGCTCGTGCGGGCGCGCGAGCAGAAGGAAGAAGGACTCCGGTCGCGCTGGCGCGCGGGCGAGCTGTCCTACGACGCGTACGGCTTCCGAGCCGAGGACGAGGAGAAGGCCTGA
- a CDS encoding PIG-L deacetylase family protein: protein MEARRMLVVGAHSADFVWRAAGVIAKHTAAGGEARVVALSYGERGESGELWKEPGQTVENVKRHRHAEATEAAEAVGASFESFDCGDYPLNVGEDTVERLAELIRDFQPHVVLTHPDKDPFNPDHPVANAVVSKARLLTAGAVVEAGFRTAPPSEFLVFEPHQPELCGFMPTVFVDITDVFEQKKRAMAAMKAQSYLQQYYAERAEHRGNHARKVTGDKGIRQAEAFQRLVPNVVGAL from the coding sequence ATGGAAGCACGACGCATGCTCGTCGTCGGCGCACACAGCGCCGACTTCGTCTGGCGCGCAGCCGGAGTCATCGCCAAGCACACTGCGGCCGGAGGCGAGGCGCGCGTGGTCGCCCTCAGCTACGGCGAGCGCGGCGAGAGCGGTGAGCTCTGGAAGGAGCCGGGCCAGACGGTCGAGAACGTCAAGCGCCACCGCCACGCGGAGGCGACGGAGGCGGCAGAGGCCGTCGGGGCGAGCTTCGAAAGCTTCGACTGCGGTGACTACCCGCTCAACGTGGGGGAGGACACGGTGGAGCGTCTCGCGGAGCTCATCCGCGACTTCCAGCCGCATGTGGTGCTGACGCATCCCGACAAGGACCCCTTCAACCCCGACCACCCGGTCGCGAACGCCGTCGTCTCGAAGGCTCGCCTGCTGACGGCCGGTGCGGTCGTCGAGGCCGGCTTCCGCACGGCACCGCCGAGCGAGTTCCTCGTCTTCGAGCCGCACCAGCCGGAGCTCTGCGGATTCATGCCGACCGTCTTCGTCGACATCACCGACGTGTTCGAGCAGAAGAAGCGGGCCATGGCTGCCATGAAGGCGCAGTCGTACCTGCAGCAGTACTACGCCGAGCGCGCCGAGCACCGGGGCAACCACGCCCGCAAGGTCACCGGCGACAAGGGCATCCGCCAGGCCGAGGCGTTCCAGCGCCTCGTACCCAACGTGGTCGGCGCGCTGTGA
- a CDS encoding ABC transporter permease: MATSTLERPQRHAATAKSTATSAVRRGVLPAVLYALLAILIVMPIALVVLSAFTTTTPRPGNLDLSGLTLENFAAVVGPGAGQAALNSLLVGVGASILALAIGGFLAFVAARTNAYAKGFLYFVGLLPMFLPSYVGALAWAVLGGPNAGLLNILARDLGMPAIVDIFNVAGLVFVLALYYAPYAFLLIHASLSLMNPDLEEAARIHGATPLTVLRKVTFPLATPAILGAGILIFVLTVENFPVSQIIGSAGGLDTLPTYIYRLMNSAPSRGNEAAAVAITLVVIVLAVTALQRWVVSKRSYTTVSGKGLKLGVVNLGWFRLPALIIGLVYFVLSTVLPIVALLFVVLHDSPYVGSITQAFSEGRLSFEQFEETLGSSVVHQATINSVIVAVVAALAGTLLAFVVSYVVNRSKLPGREGLGYISMLPLAVPAIVLGLGLLWTWLILPVPIYGTLLVMMIAFVAAQMPQGYQGASSSILQIHHDLEDSAVMHGASRWRAVWRITMPLLRVPLTSTFLLLLMLSMRELTVPLFLFTTDTRLLSIVIFEDFENGVLQRSAATSLVYCVVIFVLAFIARRFGAEQTK, encoded by the coding sequence ATGGCGACGTCGACCCTCGAGCGCCCGCAGCGGCACGCAGCCACGGCGAAGTCGACCGCCACGTCGGCCGTGCGGCGCGGGGTGCTGCCCGCAGTGCTCTACGCGCTGCTCGCGATCCTCATCGTGATGCCGATCGCGCTCGTCGTGCTGTCTGCGTTCACGACGACGACGCCCCGGCCCGGCAACCTCGACCTCTCCGGGCTGACCCTCGAGAACTTCGCCGCGGTCGTCGGCCCCGGTGCCGGTCAGGCGGCGCTGAACTCGCTGCTCGTCGGTGTCGGCGCGTCGATCCTCGCGCTCGCGATCGGCGGCTTCCTCGCCTTCGTCGCGGCGCGCACCAACGCCTACGCGAAGGGTTTCCTCTACTTCGTCGGCCTGCTGCCGATGTTCCTGCCGTCCTACGTCGGCGCGCTCGCGTGGGCAGTGCTCGGCGGGCCGAACGCAGGACTGCTCAACATCCTCGCTCGCGACCTCGGCATGCCGGCGATCGTCGACATCTTCAACGTCGCCGGGCTCGTCTTCGTGCTCGCCCTCTACTACGCGCCGTACGCGTTCCTGCTGATCCACGCGTCGCTGAGCCTCATGAACCCCGACCTCGAGGAGGCCGCGCGCATCCACGGTGCGACGCCGCTTACCGTGCTGCGCAAGGTCACCTTCCCGCTCGCGACCCCAGCGATCCTCGGCGCGGGCATCCTCATCTTCGTCCTCACGGTCGAGAACTTCCCGGTGTCGCAGATCATCGGCAGCGCCGGCGGCCTCGACACCCTGCCGACCTACATCTACCGGCTCATGAACTCGGCGCCGTCGCGCGGCAACGAGGCCGCCGCGGTGGCCATCACGCTCGTCGTCATCGTGCTCGCGGTCACCGCCCTGCAGCGCTGGGTGGTCTCGAAGCGCAGCTACACCACCGTCTCGGGCAAGGGCCTGAAGCTCGGCGTGGTCAACCTCGGCTGGTTCAGGCTGCCGGCGCTCATCATCGGGCTCGTCTACTTCGTGCTGTCGACCGTGCTGCCGATCGTCGCGCTGCTCTTCGTCGTCCTCCACGACTCGCCCTACGTCGGCAGCATCACGCAGGCGTTCAGCGAGGGCAGGCTGTCGTTCGAGCAGTTCGAGGAGACGCTCGGCTCCTCCGTCGTGCACCAGGCCACCATCAACTCGGTGATCGTCGCCGTCGTCGCGGCGCTCGCGGGGACGCTGCTCGCCTTCGTGGTCTCCTACGTCGTCAACCGCTCCAAGCTGCCCGGCCGCGAGGGCCTCGGCTACATCTCGATGCTGCCGCTCGCCGTGCCGGCGATCGTGCTCGGCCTCGGCCTGCTGTGGACCTGGCTGATCCTGCCGGTGCCCATCTACGGCACGCTGCTGGTGATGATGATCGCCTTCGTGGCAGCGCAGATGCCGCAGGGCTACCAGGGTGCGAGCTCGTCGATCCTGCAGATCCACCACGACCTCGAGGACAGCGCGGTGATGCACGGCGCGAGCCGCTGGCGGGCCGTATGGCGGATCACGATGCCGCTGCTGCGGGTGCCGCTCACCTCCACCTTCCTGCTGCTGCTCATGCTCTCGATGCGCGAGCTGACCGTGCCGCTGTTCCTGTTCACCACCGACACGAGGCTGCTCTCGATCGTGATCTTCGAGGACTTCGAGAACGGCGTGCTGCAGCGCAGCGCCGCGACGAGCCTCGTCTACTGCGTCGTGATCTTCGTGCTCGCCTTCATCGCACGTCGCTTCGGCGCCGAGCAGACGAAGTAG